A DNA window from Pyrus communis chromosome 3, drPyrComm1.1, whole genome shotgun sequence contains the following coding sequences:
- the LOC137728106 gene encoding FAD-dependent monooxygenase atmM-like: MERDRARERRREMSLKKKPKAVIVGGSIAGVSCAHSLILAGWDVLVVEKSYAPPTGSPTGAGLGLDPLSLRLIQSWIKDPDLLHKATLPLTIDQNDAIDGENKVKWTLTRDEDFNCRAAHWADLHALLYNALPPNLFLWGHNFLSFSISSDKSSVIVKASSHRTNEIIEIAGDLLVAADGFHRLLDLCPFDECIVVLLVSQALLAEKGQCNVNGVEGEGLESMGAEGEGFEDVGGILGVECDGLFNLVEGLLRGRGGGGAGIGRLGLGEELVAFSTSSRAC, translated from the exons ATGGAGAGAGATAGAGCGagggagaggaggagagagatgagTCTGAAGAAAAAACCCAAGGCAGTAATTGTGGGAGGGAGCATAGCAGGGGTATCATGCGCCCACTCGCTCATATTAGCGGGGTGGGATGTTTTGGTGGTGGAGAAATCATATGCTCCCCCAACTGGAAGCCCAACTGGGGCTGGACTTGGCCttgaccctctctctctcagactCATCCAGTCATGGATTAAAGACCCTGACCTTCTCCACAAGGCCACTCTGCCGCTTACAATTGATCAG AATGATGCAATTGATGGTGAGAATAAGGTGAAATGGACGCTGACTAGAGACGAGGACTTCAACTGCAGAGCAGCACATTGGGCTGACCTGCATGCCCTTCTGTACAATGCACTACCACCAAACCTGTTTCTTTGGGGTCACAATTTCCTATCTTTCTCCATTTCCAGTGACAAGTCTTCAGTTATAGTGAAGGCTTCATCCCATCGGACCAATGAAATCATCGAAATCGCCGGTGATTTGCTCGTTGCAGCGGATGGAT TTCATCGACTGCTTGATCTTTGCCCTTTTGATGAGTGCATCGTCGTGCTCCTCGTCAGCCAAGCTCTTCTGGCAGAGAAAGGACAGTGCAACGTAAATGGCGTCGAGGGCGAAGGTCTTGAATCCATGGGCGCTGAGGGTGAGGGATTTGAGGATGTGGGCGGCATCCTTGGGGTCGAGTGTGATGGCCTTTTCAACCTCGTCGAGGGTCTGCTGAGAGGGAGAGGTGGAGGAGGAGCGGGAATCGGCAGATTAGGACTAGGCGAGGAGCTGGTGGCCTTTTCAACGTCGTCGAGGGCCTgctga
- the LOC137729670 gene encoding indole-3-acetic acid-induced protein ARG7-like, whose product MSPAISKCNKLRRIVRIRQMLQRWHKKARLTAARAPSDVPSGHVAVCVGSSYKRFIVRATYLNHPIFQKLLVEAEEEYGFANKGPLAIPCDESFFEEVLRVLARSESGNSGRFLNVEDLQRRCHGDALNQLEYLGESGPLLRAWVG is encoded by the coding sequence ATGTCGCCGGCGATCAGCAAATGCAACAAACTTCGACGCATTGTTAGAATCCGTCAAATGCTACAACGCTGGCACAAGAAGGCCCGCCTCACGGCAGCTCGCGCGCCGTCCGACGTCCCCTCAGGACACGTTGCGGTCTGCGTGGGAAGCAGCTACAAGCGGTTTATCGTGCGCGCGACGTACCTGAACCACCCTATCTTCCAGAAGCTTCTAGTAGAGGCCGAGGAGGAGTACGGCTTCGCCAACAAGGGCCCCTTGGCCATCCCATGCGACGAGTCGTTTTTCGAAGAGGTTCTTCGGGTCCTGGCCCGGTCCGAGTCTGGTAACTCCGGGCGATTCTTGAACGTGGAGGATCTCCAGAGACGCTGCCACGGGGATGCTTTGAACCAGCTTGAGTATTTGGGTGAATCTGGGCCGTTGCTTCGCGCTTGGGTTGGCTGA
- the LOC137730355 gene encoding probable ribosome-binding factor A, chloroplastic translates to MPNLVLHHPPTLTPFLSHLPSSSSSSFRIRTQKLSASLPPKNPAVVLRWRPNTIRCMANPRRVVMVAKQIRRELSDMLITDKVLQYAILPEVSLGADRFLSSLTTISDVEVSTDLQVVKVYVSIFGDERGKEVALAGLKSKAKYVRGQLGRRMKLRLTPEIRFIEDESLERGSRVIAILDKIKNERKDEEIQGEEQLESSQAPEDDGDWEADDPDEDIIYIK, encoded by the exons ATGCCAAACTTGGTCCTCCACCACCCACCAACACTCACCCCCTTTCTTTCCCACCtcccatcatcatcatcatcaagctTTCGAATTCGGACCCAGAAATTATCGGCCTCGCTTCCCCCAAAAAATCCTGCGGTTGTACTCCGTTGGCGGCCCAACACCATCAGGTGCATGGCCAACCCGCGCAGAGTGGTAATGGTGGCCAAGCAGATAAGGAGGGAGCTGTCTGACATGCTCATAACTGATAAGGTCTTGCAGTACGCTATTCTTCCTGAGGTTTCTTTGGGTGCTGACCGTTTCCTCTCGTCGCTAACCACCATAAGCGATGTGGAAGTCTCCACCGACTTGCAG GTGGTGAAAGTGTATGTTTCTATTTTTGGCGATGAGAGAGGGAAGGAGGTTGCCCTTGCTGGGCTAAAGTCAAAAGCCAAATATGTCCGAGGTCAATTGGGAAGGCGTATGAAGCTGCGGTTGACTCCTGAGATACGCTTCATAGAAGATGAGTCATTAGAGAGAGGAAGCAGG GTGATTGCAATATTAGATAAGATAAAGAATGAAAGGAAAGATGAGGAAATTCAAGGTGAGGAACAATTGGAATCATCCCAGGCACCTGAGGATGACGGAGATTGGGAGGCTGATGACCCTGATGAAGACATTATATACATAAAATAG